The Papio anubis isolate 15944 unplaced genomic scaffold, Panubis1.0 scaffold375, whole genome shotgun sequence genome window below encodes:
- the LOC116273122 gene encoding torsin-2A isoform X2 has protein sequence MDKMPPGLMEVLRPFLGSSWVVYGTNYRKAIFIFISNTGGEQINQVALEAWRSRRDREEILLQELEPVISRAVLDNPHHGFSHSGIMEERLLDAVVPFLPLQRHHVRHCVLNELAQLGLEPRDEVVQAVLDSTTFFPEDEQLFSSNGCKTVASRISFFL, from the exons ATGGACAAGATGCCCCCAGGCCTGATGGAAGTCCTGCGGCCTTTCCTGGGCTCCTCCTGGGTTGTATATGGGACCAACTATCGCAAAgccatcttcatcttcatcag CAACACGGGTGGCGAGCAGATCAACCAGGTGGCACTGGAGGCGTGGCGCAGCCGCCGGGACCGCGAGGAGATCCTCCTGCAGGAGCTGGAGCCAGTCATCTCCCGCGCCGTGCTGGATAACCCACACC ATGGCTTCTCACACTCGGGCATCATGGAAGAGCGCCTCCTAGACGCAGTGGTGCCCTTCCTCCCACTGCAGCGGCACCACGTCCGGCACTGCGTGCTCAACGAGCTGGCCCAGCTGGGCCTGGAGCCGAGGGATGAGGTTGTCCAGGCTGTGCTGGACAGCACCACCTTCTTCCCTGAGGACGAGCAGCTCTTCTCCTCCAATGGCTGCAAGACCGTGGCCTCCCGAATCTCCTTCTTTCTCTGA